The Herpetosiphonaceae bacterium genome has a segment encoding these proteins:
- a CDS encoding roadblock/LC7 domain-containing protein: MSTSLHALLNRFRVIDGVDLAAVVATDGLLMESAARNGVDTEAICAVAANGLALAEALGREITRGTAEQITLEYAEGLVLIEPLTPDAMLLILTQGRGQLGRLRFLVQKHYDAFVNAIHAI; the protein is encoded by the coding sequence ATGAGCACGTCGCTCCACGCTCTACTAAATCGGTTCCGGGTGATCGATGGGGTTGACCTCGCGGCTGTCGTCGCAACCGATGGTTTGCTGATGGAAAGCGCCGCGCGTAACGGAGTCGATACAGAAGCCATCTGTGCGGTTGCAGCGAACGGCCTGGCGCTGGCCGAAGCCCTTGGGCGCGAGATTACCAGGGGCACCGCCGAGCAAATCACGCTCGAATATGCCGAGGGACTGGTCTTGATCGAGCCGCTGACGCCCGACGCGATGTTGCTTATTCTGACCCAGGGGCGTGGGCAGCTCGGTCGTCTGCGGTTTCTGGTGCAAAAACACTACGACGCATTCGTGAATGCGATCCATGCGATCTAG
- a CDS encoding roadblock/LC7 domain-containing protein, with the protein MALDPQLTSLIVPPDETAHIEEVLNRLVEETGGNHALLLDKSGQVIACHGDANRQDTTALGALIAGTFASSREVAKLLREKDFKMLFQQGVRENLFIALIAEQWILTIIFNKETHIGLVKVLIKKASEELATILQRVRQSRRVRDDVLGSSFRTSMEDTIDLLFRD; encoded by the coding sequence ATGGCCCTCGATCCACAACTTACTAGCTTGATCGTGCCGCCTGACGAAACCGCGCACATCGAAGAGGTGCTGAACCGGCTCGTCGAAGAAACAGGCGGCAATCACGCCCTGTTGCTTGACAAGAGTGGTCAGGTGATCGCCTGCCACGGCGATGCCAACCGTCAGGATACCACGGCGCTGGGCGCGCTGATCGCAGGCACATTCGCCTCATCGCGCGAGGTAGCCAAGCTGCTGCGTGAAAAAGACTTCAAGATGCTCTTCCAGCAGGGCGTGCGCGAAAACCTGTTCATCGCGCTGATCGCCGAGCAGTGGATTTTGACGATTATCTTCAACAAGGAAACACATATCGGTCTGGTCAAGGTGCTGATCAAAAAAGCCTCCGAGGAGCTGGCGACGATCCTCCAGCGCGTGCGTCAGTCGCGCCGCGTTCGCGACGACGTGCTCGGCTCCAGCTTCCGCACCTCGATGGAAGATACGATCGATCTGTTGTTCCGTGACTAA